A stretch of the Pongo pygmaeus isolate AG05252 chromosome 16, NHGRI_mPonPyg2-v2.0_pri, whole genome shotgun sequence genome encodes the following:
- the LOC134738360 gene encoding E3 ubiquitin-protein ligase HERC2-like isoform X2, giving the protein MVENRYTDDSVEPSGTKKEDLDDKEKKDEEETPAPVYRAKSILDSWVWGKQPGMFMERKAPKDQKHPPAGPALGPGHPAGAGCAERHAEDIEAKKEAQKKKEIDEQEVNASTFHRSRTPLDKDLINMGICESSGKQCLPLVQLIQQLLSQC; this is encoded by the exons ATGGTTGAAAACAGATATACAG aTGATAGTGTCGAACCAAgtggaacaaagaaagaagatctggatgacaaagagaaaaaagatgaagaagaaactcCTGCACCTGTATATAGGGCCAAGTCAATCCTGGACAGCTGGGTATGGGGCAAGCAACCAG GGATGTTCATGGAACGCAAGGCACCAAAGGACCAGAAGCATCCCCCTGCAGGACCAGCACTTGGCCCTGGCCATCCTGCTGGAGCTGGCTGTGCAGAGCGGCACGCTGAG GATATTGAAGCCAAAAAAGAAgcgcagaagaaaaaagaaattgatgaacAGGAAGTGAATGCCTCAACATTTCATAGAAGCAGGACTCCATTGGATAAAGACCTTATTAATATGGGAATTTGTGAGTCTTCTGGCAAACAGTGTTTGCCTCTGGTTCAGCTCATACAACAGCTTCTTAG TCAGTGTTAA